The following proteins are encoded in a genomic region of Sebastes fasciatus isolate fSebFas1 chromosome 14, fSebFas1.pri, whole genome shotgun sequence:
- the rpgra gene encoding uncharacterized protein rpgra isoform X35 — protein MTGQDDVDIPETGAIFTFGKSSFADNVPSTFWLKNDQPVHLSCGGEHTAVVTENGRLLMFGGNAWGQLGRGFKLAARKPASVKALKSEKVKLVACGRDHTIVCTWRGSVYVAGSNHDGQLGMGHCNNTTSFHLLHPFCDHAPIKMLSAGCNTSAALTEDGRLWMWGANAVGQIGLGDEGFAAEPTEVDVGEAVLWVSCGYHHSAFVTVDGDLYTFGESANGRLGLQVEQLANHRVPQRVQGILGRVTQVCCGGEHTVALTEENVYTFGRGQYGQLGHGTFLFEVDLPKPVEHFSNSSIKHIACGEKHTAVMTNSGLLYTFGDGRHGKLGLGEENFINQFSPTLCTRFFKCNVQLVSCGGNHMLVLAAPRPPESQEVVPEDDATITENFLEPSYTEILQLGALIDPLMALSARARHRQKGSSVELFGEMSHNLPRLSSDFLNPSWQTSRNIPTHKTPSKDFTTPASSPKPQSEVILSPPLFPRSPVLSSKPSSPRSQSSNTFQNKSSTTASSKSKSKELPSPLLSPKSITEQNTPVSPKRAAKKRLYRVSTAKKALIEESPLPPKEPCSPTRPSSDVSNKHLSEEEHPASPQTEEENVQRQIVIEDVEENISEKGVDSDFLPNMEKKKGRALRRTMKEAQLFEVNGKAGHNSLKASPTALLKGSLKKEVSPPRSSKSLKNTSKKVTSKGKENITKQSLKIKTHEDEQARKEPSHLKSPASSPKSPQSVRKTLTEAQQRLTELKRNDRRHRNIKEMNINKEDTKASPFKKNLIETPKKEEHKSSALDKTSPVIKVTTGNETSSISVQSVSSSSVERDSEIQSETTDVKPDEVQMQRETQRVKSTPTKDLHKVESVLGKGQNKALDVKSPLVRKGTTPAQVDTKKSQSVKSTPVKIKGTPQEVKSTPVKSQSKFAGNTPVKSKGRVVENELNTAQKMGGRTADKQKIPGDDGGEDKKKAKESKLKAKTKPGGEEGNEIRVKGQADSEDNTRAKPRSKQTESSSPLLSQQDTPIEVLCNPISSQSTHRTEVVSVSGAKSLQGPEPVDKDLLVSGTSMEDTQSLTEEKPRWGEILSTAALLLPAVGIAGAAMGVLSEAVTSIGASQSDTVTSTPPKTPRRVMQFTKQSAVLQPSFSSTHFSSTEASNPPEESTKKDVQVKKNVVQEEESHGSPQSQQGVVKSDGDEDFSQTEGKNRGTDVETFQQELGEDAKTYNHHEGEEKHTEDEEKKEDEESGSDVEDEGDEESGSDVEDEGEEEGSESSDDVLEEEKLSVSGEEEQENETAEEDEEEETGSSSEEEDEGSEKSDVIEAEEKGEESSEAAGEEGSEESTEEENKKEEEESEVSEDEEDESGEESGSSKSKDSEEEDRDGGDTAESDSEEENEEEEENEVGEEEGETEDQKDSIESEEEETDSEEDEETGKSEGEEDEKRDEASVNDEEEEEDGDPDEDREEQDEKRDKENEEEEEGEEEVSLDEGEAEEETAEEEEEGKEEEEEEGEEEEEESKEEVTEEEEEESKEEDTEEEEEESKEEVTEEEEEESKEEVTEEEEESKEDLTVEEEEEEEDEEEESKEEVTEEEEESKDEVTEEEEEESKEDLTEEEEESKEDLTEEEEEGEEEESKEGVTEEEEGEGEEEVAEEQESEGEEEGDEEEEEEENETKIKPKTETRLNKQREETKQEQPGGKKGGDSEEDEDEESEEEASEEEEEEGEEEESEEKGKAVNIKHGKKHAKREEGEKEKEGNTKVEEEEEEEEEEEEEVKSTTKNVQKLPPDTKDKQQKETPKPAPRTKKIAAREKTEADSKQFWNDVLPQYLDLQ, from the exons ATGACGGGACAGGACGATGTGGACATACCCG AAACAGGAGCCATCTTCACATTTGGAAAGAGCAGCTTTGCTGACAATGTGCCTAGTACATTCTGGTTGAAGAATGACCAGCCAGTGCACCTATCTTGTGGTGGAGAGCACACTGCTGTTGTCACAG AAAATGGCAGGCTACTCATGTTTGGTGGTAATGCTTGGGGCCAACTGGGGCGTGGATTTAAGCTTGCTGCCAGGAAACCTGCCTCCGTGAAAG CCTTAAAGTCTGAGAAGGTGAAGCTTGTGGCTTGTGGGAGAGATCACACAATCGTCTGCACAT gGCGGGGTAGTGTGTATGTGGCTGGCAGTAACCACGATGGGCAGCTTGGTATGGGCCACTGCAACAACACTACATCCTTCCACCTGCTTCATCCCTTCTGTGACCATGCACCAATCAAAATGCTGTCTGCAGGATGCAACACCTCAGCTGCCTTAACAG aGGACGGGAGGCTGTGGATGTGGGGAGCCAACGCCGTGGGTCAGATTGGTTTAGGGGACGAGGGGTTTGCAGCAGAACCCACAGAGGTGGATGTTGGGGAGGCGGTGCTTTGGGTCTCCTGTGGGTACCACCACTCAGCATTTGTCACAG tgGATGGAGATCTTTACACGTTTGGCGAGAGTGCGAATGGAAGGCTTGGTCTCCAGGTGGAGCAGCTGGCCAATCACAGAGTCCCTCAGCGGGTGCAAGGGATTCTGGGTCGTGTCACCCAGGTGTGCTGTGGAGGGGAGCACACTGTGGCACTCACAG AGGAGAACGTGTACACGTTTGGTAGAGGTCAGTACGGTCAGCTGGGCCACGGGACATTTCTGTTTGAAGTTGATTTGCCAAAACCAGTGGAGCACTTTAGTAACAGCAGCATCAAACATATCGCCTGTGGAGAAAAGCACACCGCTGTGATGACAA ACAGCGGACTCCTGTACACATTTGGTGATGGTCGTCATGGGAAACTGGGTTTAGGGGAGGAGAACTTCATCAACCAGTTCAGCCCGACACTCTGCACACGTTTTTTCAAGTGCAATGTTCAATTA GTGTCCTGCGGTGGTAACCACATGCTGGTACTGGCTGCACCCAGACCACCAGAGAGCCAAGAAGTGGTGCCAGAGGATGATGCCACAATCACAGAGAACTTTCTAGAGCCAAGTTACACAGAAATCCTTCAGCTGGGCGCTTTGATTGATCCACTCATGGCCCTCTCTGCTCGAGCTCGCCACAGACAAAAA GGAAGCTCTGTGGAGCTGTTTGGAGAGATGTCTCACAACCTCCCACGTCTAAGTTCTGACTTCCTCAACCCCTCCTGGCAAACGTCCAGAAATATCCCAACCCATAAAACGCCCTCAAAGGACTTTACTACCCCTGCATCATCCCCGAAACCACAATCAGAAGTAATACTAAGCCCACCACTCTTCCCCAGATCTCCAGTGTTATCCTCTAAGCCATCGAGCCCACGTTCTCAATCGTCGAACACCTTTCAGAATAAATCCTCTACCACTGCTTCCTCTAAGTCTAAATCCAAAGAGCTGCCTTCTCCCTTACTATCGCCAAAGTCTATAACTGAACAGAACACCCCAGTATCTCCTAAAAGGGCTGCGAAAAAAAGACTGTACAGAGTGTCAACCGCTAAAAAGGCCTTAATTGAAGAATCTCCTCTACCACCTAAAGAGCCCTGCAGCCCCACTAGACCCTCCAGTGATGTTTCCAATAAACATCTCAGTGAGGAAGAGCATCCTGCCTCGCCACAAACAG agGAAGAAAATGTTCAGAGACAAATTGTCATAGAAGATGTGGAGGAGAATATCTCTGAGAAAGGAGTCGACTCTGACTTTTTGCCAAATATG GAAAAGAAGAAAGGTCGAGCTCTTAGAAGAACTATGAAAGAGGCACAGTTGTTTGAGGTCAATGGAAAGGCAGGACATAATTCTCTCAAGGCCTCACCCACAGCGCTCCTGAAAGGCTCTTTAAAGAAAGAAGTGTCTCCACCGAGGAGCTCAAAGAGTCTAAAAAACACATCCAAAAAAGTCACATCTAAAGGCAAAGAGAACATCACCAAGCAGTCTCTTAAAATCAAAACTCATGAAGACGAACAAGCTCGAAAGGAACCCTCGCATTTGAAATCACCAGCATCGAGCCCAAAAAGTCCACAATCTGTCAGGAAGACACTGACTGAAGCGCAGCAGAGACTGACTGAATTGAAGAGAAATGACAGGAGACATAGAAATATTAAAGAAATGAATATAAACAAAGAGGATACGAAAGCCAGCCCTTTTAAGAAAAACTTGATAGAGACACCAAAAAAGGAGGAACATAAATCATCAGCTTTGGACAAGACATCTCCTGTTATTAAGGTCACTACAGGAAATGAAACAAGCAGCATATCTGTCCAAAGTGTAAGTTCGTCATCCGTAGAAAGAGATTCAGAAATCCAGAGTGAGACCACTGATGTCAAACCTGATGAAGTGCAGATGCAACGGGAGACGCAGCGAGTCAAATCAACTCCAACAAAAGATTTGCACAAGGTTGAATCTGTACTGGGAAAAGGTCAAAATAAAGCACTGGATGTAAAATCACCACTAGTGAGAAAAGGAACCACACCTGCTCAGGTTGATACTAAGAAATCCCAAAGTGTTAAATCGACACCAGTGAAAATTAAAGGGACACCGCAGGAGGTCAAATCCACACCAgtcaaaagtcaaagtaaatttGCAGGAAACACTCCCGTTAAAAGCAAAGGAAGAGTTGTGGAAAATGAATTAAACACAGCTCAAAAAATGGGAGGTAGAACTGCAGATAAGCAGAAGATACCTGGAGATGACGGCGGTGAAGATAAAAAGAAGGCAAAAGAATCTAAACTGAAGGCAAAAACAAAACCAGGGGGAGAAGAAGGAAATGAAATAAGAGTTAAAGGACAAGCTGACTCTGAAGATAATACGAGGGCCAAGCCAAGAAGTAAGCAGACAGAATCTTCCAGCCCGCTGTTATCACAACAGGATACACCTATTGAAGTGCTGTGTAACCCCATTTCCTCACAAAGCACTCACAGAACAGAGGTGGTTTCCGTCAGCGGTGCCAAATCCCTGCAAGGCCCCGAACCTGTTGATAAGGATCTGCTCGTTTCTGGAACAAGCATGGAGGACACTCAGAGCCTGACTGAAGAAAAGCCAAGGTGGGGGGAGATCCTCAGTACCGCAGCCTTACTCCTTCCTGCTGTGGGGATAGCAGGTGCAGCTATGGGGGTCCTTAGTGAGGCAGTGACAAGCATAGGGGCTTCTCAGTCTGATACAGTTACCTCTACACCACCCAAAACACCCAGGCGAGTGATGCAATTCACAAAACAGAGTGCAGTTTTGCAGCCTTCTTTTTCCTCGACACATTTTTCTTCAACAGAAGCGTCAAATCCACCAGAAGAAAGCACGAAGAAAGATGTTCAGGTCAAGAAAAATGTAGTTCAAGAAGAAGAAAGTCATGGTTCCCCTCAGTCACAACAGGGGGTGGTGAAGAGTGACGGGGATGAAGACTTTTCACAAACAGAGGGTAAGAACAGGGGCACAGATGTGGAAACTTTCCAGCAAGAACTCGGAGAAGATGCGAAAACCTACAACCATCAtgagggagaagaaaaacatactGAAGATGAGGAAAAGAAGGAAGATGAAGAAAGCGGAAGCGATGTGGAagatgaaggagatgaagagagtgGAAGCGATGTGGAagatgaaggagaggaggagggaagtgaGAGTAGTGATGATGTCTTAGAGGAGGAAAAGCTGAGTGTTTCTGGTGAGGAAGAGCAAGAGAATGAAACtgcagaggaagatgaggaggaggaaacaggCTCCAGcagtgaggaagaggatgaaggaAGTGAGAAGAGTGATGTTATAGAGGCTGAAGAGAAGGGAGAAGAAAGCAGTGAGGCAGCAGGGGAGGAGGGAAGTGAAGAATCCACTGAAGAAGAGaataaaaaagaagaggaagaaagtgAGGTGAGtgaggatgaagaagatgaaAGTGGTGAAGAGTCGGGGAGCAGCAAGAGCAAAGattcagaggaggaggacagagacggAGGTGACACTGCAGAGTCTGATTCTGAGGAAGaaaacgaagaagaagaagaaaatgaggTTGGTGAGGAAGAGGGTGAAACTGAGGACCAAAAAGATTCCATCgaaagtgaggaggaggagacagactcagaagaagatgaagaaacgGGTAAGAGTGAAGGGGAGGAAGATGAGAAACGGGATGAAGCGAGTGTAAatgacgaggaggaagaggaagacggTGATCCTGATGAAGACAGAGAAGAGCAAGATGAAAAGCGTGATAAAgaaaatgaggaggaggaagagggtgaGGAAGAGGTATCTTTAGATGAAGGGGAAGCTGAGGAAGAGactgcagaggaggaagaggaaggaaaggaggaggaagaagaagagggcgaggaggag gaagaagagagtaaGGAGGAGgttacagaggaggaggaagaagagagtaaGGAGGAGgatacagaggaggaggaagaagagagtaaGGAGGAGgttacagaggaggaggaagaagagagtaaGGAG GAGgttacagaggaggaagaagagagtaaGGAGGACCTtacagtggaggaggaggaagaagaagaggatgaggaagaagagagtAAGGAGGAGgttacagaggaggaagaagagagtaaGGATGAGgttacagaggaggaggaagaagagagtaaGGAGGACCttacagaggaggaagaagagagtaaGGAGGACCTTacagag gaagaagaagagggtgaggaagaagagagtAAGGAGGGG gttacagaggaggaagagggcgaGGGTGAGGAAGAGGTTGCAGAGGAGCAAGAGAGTGAAGGTGAGGAGGAAggggatgaggaagaggaggaagaggagaatgaAACAAAGATTAAACCAAAAACAGAGACAAGACTCAataaacagagagaagaaacaAAACAGGAACAACCTGGAGGAAAGAAAGGTGGTGATTctgaggaagatgaagatgaggagagtgaggaagaagctagtgaagaagaggaagaggagggagaagaggaggagagtgaggAAAAAGGAAAGGCTGTAAACATCAAACATGGTAAGAAACATGCTAAAAGGGAGgaaggtgagaaagaaaaagagggaaatacaaaagtggaggaggaagaagaagaggaggaggaggaggaggaggaggtaaaatcaacaacaaaaaacgtACAGAAGTTGCCTCCTGAcacaaaagacaaacaacagaAAGAAACACCTAAACCAGCACCGAGGACGAAGAAGATCGCTGCAAGAGAGAAGACAGAAGCCGACTCTAAGCAGTTCTGGAACGATGTTCTGCCTCAGTACCTCGACCTGCAATGA
- the rpgra gene encoding uncharacterized protein rpgra isoform X8, whose product MTGQDDVDIPETGAIFTFGKSSFADNVPSTFWLKNDQPVHLSCGGEHTAVVTENGRLLMFGGNAWGQLGRGFKLAARKPASVKALKSEKVKLVACGRDHTIVCTWRGSVYVAGSNHDGQLGMGHCNNTTSFHLLHPFCDHAPIKMLSAGCNTSAALTEDGRLWMWGANAVGQIGLGDEGFAAEPTEVDVGEAVLWVSCGYHHSAFVTVDGDLYTFGESANGRLGLQVEQLANHRVPQRVQGILGRVTQVCCGGEHTVALTEENVYTFGRGQYGQLGHGTFLFEVDLPKPVEHFSNSSIKHIACGEKHTAVMTNSGLLYTFGDGRHGKLGLGEENFINQFSPTLCTRFFKCNVQLVSCGGNHMLVLAAPRPPESQEVVPEDDATITENFLEPSYTEILQLGALIDPLMALSARARHRQKGSSVELFGEMSHNLPRLSSDFLNPSWQTSRNIPTHKTPSKDFTTPASSPKPQSEVILSPPLFPRSPVLSSKPSSPRSQSSNTFQNKSSTTASSKSKSKELPSPLLSPKSITEQNTPVSPKRAAKKRLYRVSTAKKALIEESPLPPKEPCSPTRPSSDVSNKHLSEEEHPASPQTEEENVQRQIVIEDVEENISEKGVDSDFLPNMEKKKGRALRRTMKEAQLFEVNGKAGHNSLKASPTALLKGSLKKEVSPPRSSKSLKNTSKKVTSKGKENITKQSLKIKTHEDEQARKEPSHLKSPASSPKSPQSVRKTLTEAQQRLTELKRNDRRHRNIKEMNINKEDTKASPFKKNLIETPKKEEHKSSALDKTSPVIKVTTGNETSSISVQSVSSSSVERDSEIQSETTDVKPDEVQMQRETQRVKSTPTKDLHKVESVLGKGQNKALDVKSPLVRKGTTPAQVDTKKSQSVKSTPVKIKGTPQEVKSTPVKSQSKFAGNTPVKSKGRVVENELNTAQKMGGRTADKQKIPGDDGGEDKKKAKESKLKAKTKPGGEEGNEIRVKGQADSEDNTRAKPRSKQTESSSPLLSQQDTPIEVLCNPISSQSTHRTEVVSVSGAKSLQGPEPVDKDLLVSGTSMEDTQSLTEEKPRWGEILSTAALLLPAVGIAGAAMGVLSEAVTSIGASQSDTVTSTPPKTPRRVMQFTKQSAVLQPSFSSTHFSSTEASNPPEESTKKDVQVKKNVVQEEESHGSPQSQQGVVKSDGDEDFSQTEGKNRGTDVETFQQELGEDAKTYNHHEGEEKHTEDEEKKEDEESGSDVEDEGDEESGSDVEDEGEEEGSESSDDVLEEEKLSVSGEEEQENETAEEDEEEETGSSSEEEDEGSEKSDVIEAEEKGEESSEAAGEEGSEESTEEENKKEEEESEVSEDEEDESGEESGSSKSKDSEEEDRDGGDTAESDSEEENEEEEENEVGEEEGETEDQKDSIESEEEETDSEEDEETGKSEGEEDEKRDEASVNDEEEEEDGDPDEDREEQDEKRDKENEEEEEGEEEVSLDEGEAEEETAEEEEEGKEEEEEEGEEEEEESKEEVTEEEEEESKEEDTEEEEEESKEEEEEESKEDLTVEEEEEEEDEEEESKEEVTEEEEESKDEVTEEEEEESKEDLTEEEEESKEDLTEVEEEEEGEEEESKEGVTEEQEEEEEEEEEEEESKEDLTEEEEEEEGEEEESKEGVTEEQEEEEEEEGEEEESKEEVTEEEEGEGEEEVAEEQESEGEEEGDEEEEEEENETKIKPKTETRLNKQREETKQEQPGGKKGGDSEEDEDEESEEEASEEEEEEGEEEESEEKGKAVNIKHGKKHAKREEGEKEKEGNTKVEEEEEEEEEEEEEVKSTTKNVQKLPPDTKDKQQKETPKPAPRTKKIAAREKTEADSKQFWNDVLPQYLDLQ is encoded by the exons ATGACGGGACAGGACGATGTGGACATACCCG AAACAGGAGCCATCTTCACATTTGGAAAGAGCAGCTTTGCTGACAATGTGCCTAGTACATTCTGGTTGAAGAATGACCAGCCAGTGCACCTATCTTGTGGTGGAGAGCACACTGCTGTTGTCACAG AAAATGGCAGGCTACTCATGTTTGGTGGTAATGCTTGGGGCCAACTGGGGCGTGGATTTAAGCTTGCTGCCAGGAAACCTGCCTCCGTGAAAG CCTTAAAGTCTGAGAAGGTGAAGCTTGTGGCTTGTGGGAGAGATCACACAATCGTCTGCACAT gGCGGGGTAGTGTGTATGTGGCTGGCAGTAACCACGATGGGCAGCTTGGTATGGGCCACTGCAACAACACTACATCCTTCCACCTGCTTCATCCCTTCTGTGACCATGCACCAATCAAAATGCTGTCTGCAGGATGCAACACCTCAGCTGCCTTAACAG aGGACGGGAGGCTGTGGATGTGGGGAGCCAACGCCGTGGGTCAGATTGGTTTAGGGGACGAGGGGTTTGCAGCAGAACCCACAGAGGTGGATGTTGGGGAGGCGGTGCTTTGGGTCTCCTGTGGGTACCACCACTCAGCATTTGTCACAG tgGATGGAGATCTTTACACGTTTGGCGAGAGTGCGAATGGAAGGCTTGGTCTCCAGGTGGAGCAGCTGGCCAATCACAGAGTCCCTCAGCGGGTGCAAGGGATTCTGGGTCGTGTCACCCAGGTGTGCTGTGGAGGGGAGCACACTGTGGCACTCACAG AGGAGAACGTGTACACGTTTGGTAGAGGTCAGTACGGTCAGCTGGGCCACGGGACATTTCTGTTTGAAGTTGATTTGCCAAAACCAGTGGAGCACTTTAGTAACAGCAGCATCAAACATATCGCCTGTGGAGAAAAGCACACCGCTGTGATGACAA ACAGCGGACTCCTGTACACATTTGGTGATGGTCGTCATGGGAAACTGGGTTTAGGGGAGGAGAACTTCATCAACCAGTTCAGCCCGACACTCTGCACACGTTTTTTCAAGTGCAATGTTCAATTA GTGTCCTGCGGTGGTAACCACATGCTGGTACTGGCTGCACCCAGACCACCAGAGAGCCAAGAAGTGGTGCCAGAGGATGATGCCACAATCACAGAGAACTTTCTAGAGCCAAGTTACACAGAAATCCTTCAGCTGGGCGCTTTGATTGATCCACTCATGGCCCTCTCTGCTCGAGCTCGCCACAGACAAAAA GGAAGCTCTGTGGAGCTGTTTGGAGAGATGTCTCACAACCTCCCACGTCTAAGTTCTGACTTCCTCAACCCCTCCTGGCAAACGTCCAGAAATATCCCAACCCATAAAACGCCCTCAAAGGACTTTACTACCCCTGCATCATCCCCGAAACCACAATCAGAAGTAATACTAAGCCCACCACTCTTCCCCAGATCTCCAGTGTTATCCTCTAAGCCATCGAGCCCACGTTCTCAATCGTCGAACACCTTTCAGAATAAATCCTCTACCACTGCTTCCTCTAAGTCTAAATCCAAAGAGCTGCCTTCTCCCTTACTATCGCCAAAGTCTATAACTGAACAGAACACCCCAGTATCTCCTAAAAGGGCTGCGAAAAAAAGACTGTACAGAGTGTCAACCGCTAAAAAGGCCTTAATTGAAGAATCTCCTCTACCACCTAAAGAGCCCTGCAGCCCCACTAGACCCTCCAGTGATGTTTCCAATAAACATCTCAGTGAGGAAGAGCATCCTGCCTCGCCACAAACAG agGAAGAAAATGTTCAGAGACAAATTGTCATAGAAGATGTGGAGGAGAATATCTCTGAGAAAGGAGTCGACTCTGACTTTTTGCCAAATATG GAAAAGAAGAAAGGTCGAGCTCTTAGAAGAACTATGAAAGAGGCACAGTTGTTTGAGGTCAATGGAAAGGCAGGACATAATTCTCTCAAGGCCTCACCCACAGCGCTCCTGAAAGGCTCTTTAAAGAAAGAAGTGTCTCCACCGAGGAGCTCAAAGAGTCTAAAAAACACATCCAAAAAAGTCACATCTAAAGGCAAAGAGAACATCACCAAGCAGTCTCTTAAAATCAAAACTCATGAAGACGAACAAGCTCGAAAGGAACCCTCGCATTTGAAATCACCAGCATCGAGCCCAAAAAGTCCACAATCTGTCAGGAAGACACTGACTGAAGCGCAGCAGAGACTGACTGAATTGAAGAGAAATGACAGGAGACATAGAAATATTAAAGAAATGAATATAAACAAAGAGGATACGAAAGCCAGCCCTTTTAAGAAAAACTTGATAGAGACACCAAAAAAGGAGGAACATAAATCATCAGCTTTGGACAAGACATCTCCTGTTATTAAGGTCACTACAGGAAATGAAACAAGCAGCATATCTGTCCAAAGTGTAAGTTCGTCATCCGTAGAAAGAGATTCAGAAATCCAGAGTGAGACCACTGATGTCAAACCTGATGAAGTGCAGATGCAACGGGAGACGCAGCGAGTCAAATCAACTCCAACAAAAGATTTGCACAAGGTTGAATCTGTACTGGGAAAAGGTCAAAATAAAGCACTGGATGTAAAATCACCACTAGTGAGAAAAGGAACCACACCTGCTCAGGTTGATACTAAGAAATCCCAAAGTGTTAAATCGACACCAGTGAAAATTAAAGGGACACCGCAGGAGGTCAAATCCACACCAgtcaaaagtcaaagtaaatttGCAGGAAACACTCCCGTTAAAAGCAAAGGAAGAGTTGTGGAAAATGAATTAAACACAGCTCAAAAAATGGGAGGTAGAACTGCAGATAAGCAGAAGATACCTGGAGATGACGGCGGTGAAGATAAAAAGAAGGCAAAAGAATCTAAACTGAAGGCAAAAACAAAACCAGGGGGAGAAGAAGGAAATGAAATAAGAGTTAAAGGACAAGCTGACTCTGAAGATAATACGAGGGCCAAGCCAAGAAGTAAGCAGACAGAATCTTCCAGCCCGCTGTTATCACAACAGGATACACCTATTGAAGTGCTGTGTAACCCCATTTCCTCACAAAGCACTCACAGAACAGAGGTGGTTTCCGTCAGCGGTGCCAAATCCCTGCAAGGCCCCGAACCTGTTGATAAGGATCTGCTCGTTTCTGGAACAAGCATGGAGGACACTCAGAGCCTGACTGAAGAAAAGCCAAGGTGGGGGGAGATCCTCAGTACCGCAGCCTTACTCCTTCCTGCTGTGGGGATAGCAGGTGCAGCTATGGGGGTCCTTAGTGAGGCAGTGACAAGCATAGGGGCTTCTCAGTCTGATACAGTTACCTCTACACCACCCAAAACACCCAGGCGAGTGATGCAATTCACAAAACAGAGTGCAGTTTTGCAGCCTTCTTTTTCCTCGACACATTTTTCTTCAACAGAAGCGTCAAATCCACCAGAAGAAAGCACGAAGAAAGATGTTCAGGTCAAGAAAAATGTAGTTCAAGAAGAAGAAAGTCATGGTTCCCCTCAGTCACAACAGGGGGTGGTGAAGAGTGACGGGGATGAAGACTTTTCACAAACAGAGGGTAAGAACAGGGGCACAGATGTGGAAACTTTCCAGCAAGAACTCGGAGAAGATGCGAAAACCTACAACCATCAtgagggagaagaaaaacatactGAAGATGAGGAAAAGAAGGAAGATGAAGAAAGCGGAAGCGATGTGGAagatgaaggagatgaagagagtgGAAGCGATGTGGAagatgaaggagaggaggagggaagtgaGAGTAGTGATGATGTCTTAGAGGAGGAAAAGCTGAGTGTTTCTGGTGAGGAAGAGCAAGAGAATGAAACtgcagaggaagatgaggaggaggaaacaggCTCCAGcagtgaggaagaggatgaaggaAGTGAGAAGAGTGATGTTATAGAGGCTGAAGAGAAGGGAGAAGAAAGCAGTGAGGCAGCAGGGGAGGAGGGAAGTGAAGAATCCACTGAAGAAGAGaataaaaaagaagaggaagaaagtgAGGTGAGtgaggatgaagaagatgaaAGTGGTGAAGAGTCGGGGAGCAGCAAGAGCAAAGattcagaggaggaggacagagacggAGGTGACACTGCAGAGTCTGATTCTGAGGAAGaaaacgaagaagaagaagaaaatgaggTTGGTGAGGAAGAGGGTGAAACTGAGGACCAAAAAGATTCCATCgaaagtgaggaggaggagacagactcagaagaagatgaagaaacgGGTAAGAGTGAAGGGGAGGAAGATGAGAAACGGGATGAAGCGAGTGTAAatgacgaggaggaagaggaagacggTGATCCTGATGAAGACAGAGAAGAGCAAGATGAAAAGCGTGATAAAgaaaatgaggaggaggaagagggtgaGGAAGAGGTATCTTTAGATGAAGGGGAAGCTGAGGAAGAGactgcagaggaggaagaggaaggaaaggaggaggaagaagaagagggcgaggaggag gaagaagagagtaaGGAGGAGgttacagaggaggaggaagaagagagtaaGGAGGAGgatacagaggaggaggaagaagagagtaaGGAGGAG gaggaagaagagagtaaGGAGGACCTtacagtggaggaggaggaagaagaagaggatgaggaagaagagagtAAGGAGGAGgttacagaggaggaagaagagagtaaGGATGAGgttacagaggaggaggaagaagagagtaaGGAGGACCttacagaggaggaagaagagagtaaGGAGGACCTTacagaggtggaggaagaagaagagggtgaggaagaagagagtAAGGAGGGGGTtacagaggagcaggaggaggaggaagaagaagaggaggaggaagaagagagtaaGGAGGACctaacagaggaggaggaagaagaagagggtgaggaagaagagagtAAGGAGGGGGTtacagaggagcaggaggaggaggaggaagaagagggtgaggaagaagagagtAAGGAGGAGgttacagaggaggaagagggcgaGGGTGAGGAAGAGGTTGCAGAGGAGCAAGAGAGTGAAGGTGAGGAGGAAggggatgaggaagaggaggaagaggagaatgaAACAAAGATTAAACCAAAAACAGAGACAAGACTCAataaacagagagaagaaacaAAACAGGAACAACCTGGAGGAAAGAAAGGTGGTGATTctgaggaagatgaagatgaggagagtgaggaagaagctagtgaagaagaggaagaggagggagaagaggaggagagtgaggAAAAAGGAAAGGCTGTAAACATCAAACATGGTAAGAAACATGCTAAAAGGGAGgaaggtgagaaagaaaaagagggaaatacaaaagtggaggaggaagaagaagaggaggaggaggaggaggaggaggtaaaatcaacaacaaaaaacgtACAGAAGTTGCCTCCTGAcacaaaagacaaacaacagaAAGAAACACCTAAACCAGCACCGAGGACGAAGAAGATCGCTGCAAGAGAGAAGACAGAAGCCGACTCTAAGCAGTTCTGGAACGATGTTCTGCCTCAGTACCTCGACCTGCAATGA